From a region of the Helianthus annuus cultivar XRQ/B chromosome 5, HanXRQr2.0-SUNRISE, whole genome shotgun sequence genome:
- the LOC110941371 gene encoding phosphatidylinositol 4-phosphate 5-kinase 1: MPEQLISSSLSSPSSIEDNDNTFAAKKKKSDEETAAKPLVSVHRSRSQAAGSRRVAPAMALATVTVGCVLSSSDAETETLATTSGSEMIEKHLQNGDLYIGSFSGNVPHGSGRYLWSDGCMYEGEWRKGKASGKGRFSWPSGATYEGEFRSGRMEGSGTFTGSAGDTYRGAWLGDRKHGYGEKHFSNGDYYEGMWKRNLHDGNGRYVWKNGNEYVGDWRNGVMDGRGVLIWANGCRYDGCWENGVSKGQGVYTWPDGGCYVGMFQPEQILNGTFYPGGKEEKLGFSHKVLDDGFVAVSTARKRSSVDGSRGSLTERSFPRICIWESDGEAGDITCDIIDNAEATMLYRDSMGLGRHEIRQFRRNPCWLIGGEEKKPGQVISKGHKNYELMLNLQLGIRHSVGKHSSITRDVKTTDFDPKEKFWTRFPPEGSKLTPPHQSGEFRWKDYCPNVFRRLRELFQVDPADYMLAICGNDALRELSSPGKSGSFFYLTQDDRFMIKTVKKSEVKVLIKMLPSYYQHVCRYENSLVTKFFGVHCVKPVGGIKTRFIVMGNLFCSEYRIHRRFDLKGSSHGRTTDKPEEEIDETTTLKDLDLNYVFRLQENWFKELIKQINRDCEFLEAERIMDYSLLVGMHFRHDNTGDKMGLSPFLLRNGKSDSYQNEKFMRGCRFLEAELQDMDRVLSGRKPLIRLGANMPARAERMGRRSDFDQYTPGGFNNLTPSRTGETYEVVLYFGIIDILQDYDISKKLEHAYKSLQADPTSISAVDPKLYSKRFRDFIGRIFVEDK; the protein is encoded by the exons atgccgGAACAATTAATCTCATCATCGTTATCATCTCCATCGTCAATTGAAGATAATGACAACACATTCGCCGCTAAAAAGAAAAAATCCGACGAAGAAACCGCTGCTAAACCGCTAGTTTCCGTTCACCGGAGCAGATCTCAGGCCGCCGGCAGCCGCCGTGTAGCTCCGGCGATGGCTCTGGCGACGGTTACCGTCGGTTGTGTATTATCCTCTTCCGACGCTGAAACTGAAACCCTAGCTACAACATCCGGCTCGGAAATGATAGAAAAACACCTCCAGAACGGAGATCTGTACATCGGAAGCTTTTCCGGCAACGTACCGCACGGATCTGGAAGGTATTTATGGTCCGACGGTTGCATGTATGAAGGAGAGTGGAGAAAAGGTAAAGCGTCGGGAAAAGGTAGGTTTTCGTGGCCGTCAGGTGCGACGTATGAAGGAGAATTTAGGTCCGGTAGAATGGAAGGTTCTGGAACGTTTACCGGCTCAGCCGGTGACACGTACCGTGGGGCGTGGTTAGGTGACCGGAAGCACGGGTACGGTGAGAAGCATTTCAGTAACGGCGATTATTATGAAGGAATGTGGAAGCGGAATTTACATGACGGTAACGGACGTTATGTGTGGAAGAATGGGAATGAGTATGTTGGAGACTGGAGAAACGGCGTTATGGACGGAAGAGGTGTTTTAATTTGGGCGAATGGATGCCGTTATGACGGGTGTTGGGAGAACGGTGTGTCGAAAGGGCAGGGGGTGTACACGTGGCCGGATGGTGGTTGTTATGTTGGAATGTTTCAGCCTGAACAGATTTTAAACGGAACTTTTTATCCAGGTGGAAAAGAGGAGAAGTTAGGGTTTAGTCATAAGGTTTTGGATGATGGTTTTGTGGCGGTTTCGACTGCGAGGAAACGGTCTTCGGTGGATGGATCGAGGGGGAGTTTGACGGAGAGGAGTTTTCCGAGGATATGTATTTGGGAATCTGATGGTGAAGCTGGGGATATAACTTGTGATATAATTGATAATGCTGAAGCTACAATGTTGTATAGGGATTCCATGGGGTTGGGTAGGCATGAGATTAGGCAGTTTAGGCGGAATCCTTGTTGGTTAATTGGCGGTGAAGAGAAGAAGCCCGGTCAGGTGATATCGAAGGGGCATAAGAATTATGAGTTGATGCTTAATCTCCAGTTGGGAATCAG GCATTCTGTTGGGAAACATTCTTCGATAACAAGGGATGTAAAGACGACCGATTTTGATCCAAAAGAGAAGTTTTGGACTCGGTTTCCGCCAGAAGGATCAAAGCTTACACCACCGCATCAATCTGGAGAATTTCGCTGGAAAGATTATTGCCCGAATGTATTTAg ACGTTTGAGGGAGTTGTTCCAAGTGGATCCTGCGGATTATATGTTAGCGATTTGTGGGAACGATGCTCTTCGTGAGCTTTCGTCACCTGGGAAAAGTGGGAGCTTCTTTTATTTAACGCAGGATGATCGGTTTATGATCAAAACTGTGAAAAAATCAGAAGTCAAG GTTCTAATCAAAATGTTGCCAAGTTATTACCAACATGTTTGCCGTTATGAGAATTCGCTTGTCACAAAGTTTTTCGGTGTCCATTGTGTCAAACCCGTTGGTGGCATCAAG ACTCGGTTTATCGTGATGGGTAATCTATTTTGCTCTGAGTATCGAATCCATAGAAGATTTGATCTTAAAGGATCATCACATGGGCGTACGACTGATAAACCTGaggaagaaattgatgaaacCACCACACTCAAAGATCTTGACCTCAACTATGTGTTTCGTCTTCAAGAAAATTGGTTCAAAGAACTAATCAA acAAATAAACAGAGATTGTGAGTTTTTAGAGGCCGAGAGAATAATGGATTATAGTCTTCTAGTTGGCATGCACTTTCGTCATGATAATACCGGTGACAAAATGGGTTTATCACCATTTTTGTTGAGAAATG GAAAGAGTGATTCATACCAAAATGAAAAGTTCATGCGTGGATGTCGGTTTCTTGAAGCTGAGTTACAAGACATGGATCGTGTGTTGTCTGGCCG GAAACCGTTGATCAGGCTGGGAGCAAACATGCCAGCTAGAGCTGAGAGGATGGGTAGGAGAAGTGATTTTGACCAATATACCCCTGGTGGATTCAACAATTTGACACCTTCAAGAACCGGTGAAACATACGAGGTAGTACTGTACTTTGGAATCATCGACATTTTACAAGATTATGATATTAGCAAGAAACTTGAACATGCATACAAATCCTTACAAGCGGACCCAACATCCATCTCGGCTGTGGATCCAAAGCTTTATTCCAAACGGTTTCGTGATTTCATAGGCAGAATCTTTGTAGAAGACAAATGA